TGAAGCGCTGTCCCTGGCAGAACAATCCGGCATGCCTTCATGGGTATCCGTAGATGCGAAAAAACTGGAAGGTACTTTCAAGTCCATGCCAGATCGTAGCGATATCGCTCACGATGTCAACGAATCCCTGATCGTTGAATTGTATTCTCGTTAATATTCAAGTTTCACCGCCTGCCTGTTTAGCGACAGGCAGGCTTTTTTCTTTAATGCCGTCAGCCTTATCGGTGTAACGAACCGAGGGTATTGAAAAGGACATTCATGCAAAACAATCTGTTAAAACCACGTATTATCGATGTGGAAATGTTGGGTGCCGGTCATGCTAAAGTCGTGATGGAACCGTTTGAACGTGGCTATGGCCACACACTGGGCAACGCCTTGCGTCGCGTACTGTTGTCCACTATGGTTGGTTATGCACCGACTGAAGTTGTGATCGCTGGTGTAGTTCATGAATACTCTTCCCTTGATGGCGTGCAAGAAGACGTAGTCGATATCCTGTTGAACTTGAAAGGTGTCGTCTTCAAGTTGCACAACCGTGATGAAGTCACACTGACATTGAAAAAAGATGGCGAAGGCGCTGTATTGGCTTCCGACATCGATCTGCCGCATGACGTAGAACTGATCAACCCAGATCACGTTATCGCCAATCTGACAGCCGGCGGTAAGCTGGACATGCAGATCAAGGTAGAAAAAGGCCGTGGCTATGTGCCAGGTAACGTTCGTCGTTTGTCTGAAGATGCGAACAAAACCATCGGTCGTATGATACTGGATGCGTCTTTCTCTCCAGTACGCCGTGTTTCTTACGCTGTGGAATCTGCCCGCGTTGAACAACGTACTGATCTGGATAAACTGGTCATCAATATTGAGACCAATGGCGTTATCTCTCCTGAAGAAGCAATCCGTCAATCTGCCCGCGTGCTGGTTGATCAATTGAATGTCTTTGCTGCCCTGGAAGGTACTGAAGCCGCTGCTGAAGCTCCATCCCGCGCACCTGCAGTTGATCCTGTCCTGTTGCGTCCAGTCGATGATCTGGAACTGACTGTACGTTCAGCCAACTGCCTGAAAGCAGAAAACATTTACTACATTGGTGATCTGATCCAGCGTAGCGAAAATGAACTGTTGAAGACACCAAATCTGGGTCGCAAGTCCTTGAACGAAATCAAGGAAGTTCTGGCTTCCCGTGGTTTGTCTTTGGGCATGAAACTGGAAAACTGGCCACCTGCTGGCCTGGAAAAATAATTTTGTCTGACGGGTGGGCTGAGACAGCCTGCCCGTTTTTTAAGCGTAGTAAAAATACTTACCGGCCCGCGATAAGTTTGTTTATCGATAGAAGAGCTGGCATTTAAATCTGAAAGGAAATACCATGCGTCACCGTCACGGCTTACGTAAGCTGAATCGTACTTCTTCCCACCGTCTGGCAATGCTGCGCAACATGACAGTATCCCTGCTGCGTCACGAAGCCATCAAAACAACTTTGCCAAAAGCCAAAGAACTGCGCCGTGTTATCGAGCCGATTCTGACTTTGGGTAAAACAGACACACTGGCTAACAAGCGTCTGGCTTTCAACCGTTTGCGCGACCGCGAAATGGTAGTCAAGCTGTTTGCTGAACTGGGCCCACGTTACGCAAATCGTAACGGCGGCTACCTGCGCATCCTGAAAATGGGTTTCCGCGTCGGCGACAATGCTCCTATGGCATACGTTGAACTGCTGGACCGTCCAGAAGGCGTAGATGCAGCTGATGCACCAGTTGCTGAGTAATTAAGGCATTTGGGTATCATGCCCAGACTGCTCAAAGCTTGAAAAAGCCGTTCAGTGTAAACTGAACGGCTTTTTGCTTATGAATGCGTGTTTTTGGCTATGCTTGAGGCCTGGCTCATAAGTACGCTAGAGAACGCGTTCAAGCAAGGCAGGTGCAGGTATTATTTTGCTATATGCTGTAATGCCCTTCACCTTACACCCGACTAAACATCATGCAGCTTTTATCAAGCGCAATGACGCTGCCAGCGAATAGGGAATAGCGATGGATGATGACAATCTGATCCTGGTATTAACTAATCTGCCAGACCGTGATATTGCCAAAAAACTAGCCGGCCAGGTCATTGCCGAAAAATTGGCCGCCTGCGTGAACATTTCTGCTGATATATTGTCCATCTACAACTGGGATGGTGAACAACAGGCGGATACTGAAGTGCAATTGATGATCAAGACCCGGCAAGCTTGCTATGCCAGGCTGGAAGCACTGATACTCGCCCAGCATCCCTATGATCTACCCGAAATAATAGCCATCCCCCTGGTGGCCGGATTACCGGCTTACTTTGACTGGGTGAGAAAAGAAACCGAAACGCCATGAATGCCTCAACACCACTGTTTTCTGCACCCATGCCAGCCAAATCACAGAACTTCCGGGTATCACAGCTATGGCGCTTGTGCGCCATGGTGTTTGCCATGCTGTTTGCATCCTTATTCTCACCCTTCGCCAGCGCAGAAGACTTCCTCGATCCTGAAGAGGCATTCAAGGTATCTGCCAAAATGGCAGAGCCAGGCATGACCGAGGTGACTTTTACGATAGCAGACGGTTATTACCTGTATCGTGAGCGTTTCAAATTCAGTTCAGATGATGCCAAGCTCGGCGATATCGTCATGCCGGCAGGCAAGGTCAAGTTTGATGAAACCTTTCAGAAGGAAGTCGAGACTTACCGCCATTCCCTGGTGGTGCGCGTACCCGTACAGGCCGCAGCAGATTTCACGCTGAAGATAGGCCGCCAGGGGTGTGCTGATGGCGGCCTGTGTTACCCACCGCTGGAAACGCCCGTTAAATTGCAAATTGCTGGCACAGTATCGACACCTGCAGCTGCATCTGCTGTGTCAAAAAGCGATTCAGAAATAGTCGCCAGCAAACCAGCAAGTGATGCCTCAGATGATGACAGCTCTGTCATCAGTAAAGCTCTCAAAGGTGGCAAGCTGCTGGTCATTTTGCCCCTGGCTTACATTTTCGGTCTTGGCCTGTCATTGACGCCTTGCGTATGGCCCATGGTGCCTATACTTTCCTTCATCATTGTTGGCGAAGGTGTCAGCGTTACCCGCGCTCGCGGCTTTCTCCTTTCCCTTGCCTACGTGTTGGGTACCACGGTCTTGTACACGGTATTTGGTGTCGCCGCGGCTCTCGCTGGTGAGAGTCTGGCTGCGGAATTGCAGAAACCCGCTGTACTGGGCACCTTCTCACTGTTCATCGTGATTTTCGCGTTGTCCATGTTTAACGTCTACCAACTGCAGATGCCTGCGGCATTGCAGACGAAATTGACGACCCTGTCAGAGGGCCAGACAAAAAATCGCAGGATAGGCAAACTGTTCGGTGTATTTGTCATGGGCGTGATTTCAGCACTCATCATAGGCCCATGCGTTACCGGGCCGCTGGCAGGCGCTTTGGTGTATATCAGCCAGACCAGGGATATCACCGTGGGTGGCTCAGCCATGTTCATGTTGTCCCTGGGCATGGGAACGCCATTATTGTTACTGGGTGTCTCAGCCGGAAGTTTGCTGCCAAAAGCCGGCGCATGGATGGAAAGTGTCAAGCGCTTCATTGGCGTATTGATGTTGGCCCTGGCTATCTGGATGGTCAGTCCCGTCATTCCCGTTGGTGTACAGATGCTGGCCTGGGCAGCCCTGTTAATCGGTTTCGGCGTATATCAGTTCATTTTTCAGCGCAGTGGTATCTTCAACAAGGCTGTGGCGGTAATCTGTTTCCTGATCGGCGCAACACAGTTGCTAGGTGTCGCAACTGGTGGCCGCGATGTGTTTTCACCAGTCGCGCATCTTTATGGCGGACCAGCAGAACATGTGAAATTCACCCGTATACACAGCATTGCCGAACTCGATGCTGCCGTGGCGCAATCCAAGGGCAAGACGGTCATGCTGGATTTCTATGCGGACTGGTGTGTCTCGTGTAAAGAGATGGAAAAACTGACCTTCCCTGAAGCCAAGGTCAAAGCCAGGCTCGACAATATGCTGCTGTTGCAAGCCGATGTCACGGCCAATAATGCCGATGACAAAGCCTTGCTGAAACGCTTTGGTCTGTTTGGCCCGCCAGGCATTATTTTCTTTGATGCCCAAGGCAAAGAAATTTCAGGCCAGCGGGTTATTGGTTATCAGAATGCAGATAAATTCCTGCAATCGCTGAATCGTGCGGAAGGCAAATAAAGTATATTCAAAGAATATATAAGCATGCAACTAAACTATCCTTGAGTAAGCAAGGTAGAGCGGCTATATTCGAGTTCTCATTTCTTTTTGGAGAAAAAAATGACTTTGCGTTTAGGCGATATCGCCCCAGATTTCGAGCAGGATTCTTCTATTGGCCCTTTGAAATTTCATGAGTGGGCAGGCAATTCCTGGGTAGTCTTGTTCTCCCACCCTGCTGACTTTACACCGGTCTGCACGACAGAGTTGGGCCTGACTGCAAAGCTCAAGCCAGAGTTTGACAAGCGCAATGTAAAAGCCATCGCCTTGTCAGTTGATGGCGCTGAATCTCATTTGCAATG
This is a stretch of genomic DNA from Undibacterium sp. KW1. It encodes these proteins:
- the rpoA gene encoding DNA-directed RNA polymerase subunit alpha; amino-acid sequence: MQNNLLKPRIIDVEMLGAGHAKVVMEPFERGYGHTLGNALRRVLLSTMVGYAPTEVVIAGVVHEYSSLDGVQEDVVDILLNLKGVVFKLHNRDEVTLTLKKDGEGAVLASDIDLPHDVELINPDHVIANLTAGGKLDMQIKVEKGRGYVPGNVRRLSEDANKTIGRMILDASFSPVRRVSYAVESARVEQRTDLDKLVINIETNGVISPEEAIRQSARVLVDQLNVFAALEGTEAAAEAPSRAPAVDPVLLRPVDDLELTVRSANCLKAENIYYIGDLIQRSENELLKTPNLGRKSLNEIKEVLASRGLSLGMKLENWPPAGLEK
- the rplQ gene encoding 50S ribosomal protein L17 produces the protein MRHRHGLRKLNRTSSHRLAMLRNMTVSLLRHEAIKTTLPKAKELRRVIEPILTLGKTDTLANKRLAFNRLRDREMVVKLFAELGPRYANRNGGYLRILKMGFRVGDNAPMAYVELLDRPEGVDAADAPVAE
- the cutA gene encoding divalent-cation tolerance protein CutA, giving the protein MDDDNLILVLTNLPDRDIAKKLAGQVIAEKLAACVNISADILSIYNWDGEQQADTEVQLMIKTRQACYARLEALILAQHPYDLPEIIAIPLVAGLPAYFDWVRKETETP
- the dsbD gene encoding protein-disulfide reductase DsbD, giving the protein MNASTPLFSAPMPAKSQNFRVSQLWRLCAMVFAMLFASLFSPFASAEDFLDPEEAFKVSAKMAEPGMTEVTFTIADGYYLYRERFKFSSDDAKLGDIVMPAGKVKFDETFQKEVETYRHSLVVRVPVQAAADFTLKIGRQGCADGGLCYPPLETPVKLQIAGTVSTPAAASAVSKSDSEIVASKPASDASDDDSSVISKALKGGKLLVILPLAYIFGLGLSLTPCVWPMVPILSFIIVGEGVSVTRARGFLLSLAYVLGTTVLYTVFGVAAALAGESLAAELQKPAVLGTFSLFIVIFALSMFNVYQLQMPAALQTKLTTLSEGQTKNRRIGKLFGVFVMGVISALIIGPCVTGPLAGALVYISQTRDITVGGSAMFMLSLGMGTPLLLLGVSAGSLLPKAGAWMESVKRFIGVLMLALAIWMVSPVIPVGVQMLAWAALLIGFGVYQFIFQRSGIFNKAVAVICFLIGATQLLGVATGGRDVFSPVAHLYGGPAEHVKFTRIHSIAELDAAVAQSKGKTVMLDFYADWCVSCKEMEKLTFPEAKVKARLDNMLLLQADVTANNADDKALLKRFGLFGPPGIIFFDAQGKEISGQRVIGYQNADKFLQSLNRAEGK